A window from Pseudomonadota bacterium encodes these proteins:
- a CDS encoding cation:proton antiporter, with product MDATLIIGTILFSGFLMGELAQKLMLPRITGYIIAGVILNPQVTPILPSGTGQHTEFVTNIALSFITFSIGGSLLWSKIKSLGRSIIAITIFEAEVTFVLVTLGVALIVPFFARELHASFLHAFLPLGLIIGALASPTDPSGTLAVKHQFGAEGEVTNTILSVSAFDDALGLMNFSIAMVAAQVLVLHESFSAYNSLVVPLYQVVGALVLGVLFGLTFNFIGKLIRKQTEGVLIVMLFALLGLCFGLARLADLDELLATMAMGIMVANFNPERERVFEILERYAEEMIFVLFFTLSG from the coding sequence ATGGACGCGACGCTCATAATCGGGACGATACTGTTCTCCGGGTTTCTCATGGGCGAGCTGGCGCAGAAGCTCATGCTGCCCCGGATCACCGGCTACATAATCGCCGGCGTGATACTCAACCCGCAGGTCACCCCGATCCTTCCCAGCGGCACCGGGCAGCACACCGAGTTCGTCACGAACATAGCGCTCTCCTTCATCACCTTCTCCATAGGCGGCTCGCTCCTGTGGTCGAAGATAAAATCCCTCGGCCGCAGCATCATAGCGATCACGATCTTCGAGGCGGAGGTCACCTTCGTGCTGGTCACGCTGGGGGTGGCGCTCATAGTCCCCTTCTTCGCCCGTGAACTGCATGCCAGCTTCCTGCACGCCTTCCTGCCGCTAGGGCTCATCATAGGCGCGCTCGCCTCGCCCACCGACCCGAGCGGAACGCTGGCGGTCAAGCACCAGTTCGGCGCCGAGGGCGAGGTCACGAACACGATACTGTCCGTCTCGGCGTTCGACGACGCCCTGGGGCTCATGAACTTCTCGATCGCGATGGTAGCGGCGCAGGTGCTCGTGCTGCACGAGTCGTTCTCAGCCTACAACTCCCTGGTCGTCCCCCTGTACCAGGTCGTCGGCGCGCTGGTCCTGGGCGTCCTCTTCGGGCTGACCTTCAATTTCATAGGGAAGCTGATCAGGAAACAGACGGAGGGCGTGCTCATAGTGATGCTCTTCGCGCTGCTCGGGCTCTGCTTCGGGCTGGCGAGGCTGGCCGACCTCGACGAGCTGCTGGCCACCATGGCCATGGGCATCATGGTCGCCAACTTCAACCCCGAGCGCGAACGGGTGTTCGAAATCCTGGAGCGCTATGCCGAGGAGATGATCTTCGTCCTCTTCTTCACGCTCTCGGG
- a CDS encoding YeeE/YedE family protein, with translation MLVSLHTRRALQLVMGLMTGICLGFLLQKGGATDYNVVTGQLMLLDFTILKIMLSAVVTGMIGVYALRELGLVRLHIKSGSVGSTIVGGLIFGVGFAILGYCPGTIAGAVGRGSMDALFGGMIGMLVGSGIFAFIYDRLDKELLSIGRFGPITIPQLFKVSPWRVIIPLALLIPCFMLALEIFGL, from the coding sequence ATGCTCGTATCGCTGCACACACGCAGGGCGCTTCAGCTCGTCATGGGGCTCATGACAGGGATATGCCTGGGCTTTCTCCTGCAGAAGGGGGGCGCCACCGACTACAACGTCGTGACCGGGCAGCTGATGCTGCTCGATTTCACAATCCTCAAGATAATGCTCTCCGCGGTGGTCACCGGAATGATCGGCGTGTACGCGCTGCGGGAGCTCGGGCTCGTGAGGCTCCACATAAAGTCGGGTTCCGTGGGCAGCACGATCGTGGGGGGGCTCATCTTCGGCGTGGGTTTCGCGATACTCGGCTACTGCCCGGGCACGATCGCGGGCGCGGTGGGCCGAGGTTCCATGGACGCCCTCTTCGGAGGCATGATCGGCATGCTCGTCGGCTCCGGCATATTCGCCTTCATATACGACAGGCTGGACAAGGAGCTTCTCTCGATAGGCCGCTTCGGGCCGATAACCATACCGCAGCTATTCAAGGTGAGCCCATGGCGGGTGATAATCCCGCTGGCGCTGCTCATCCCGTGTTTCATGCTGGCGCTCGAGATATTCGGTCTGTGA
- a CDS encoding YeeE/YedE family protein, which translates to MHRWSPYAVGAGIGVLSWISFLISDKPLGASTSFARTTGMILKVFHAEKVERNRFFREVEPQVDWQWMLVLGIVIGAAIAALISGDYGITWVPQRWALKFGAAPAVRLFWALVGGTIMGIGARWAGGCTSGHGISGFFQLAVSSWIAVLCFFVSGTITALILL; encoded by the coding sequence ATGCACAGGTGGTCGCCGTACGCGGTGGGCGCAGGGATCGGCGTGCTCTCCTGGATATCGTTTCTGATATCGGACAAGCCGCTCGGCGCCTCCACCTCCTTCGCGCGCACCACGGGGATGATACTCAAGGTGTTCCACGCGGAGAAGGTCGAGAGAAACCGCTTCTTCCGGGAGGTGGAGCCGCAGGTCGACTGGCAGTGGATGCTGGTGCTCGGCATCGTCATCGGCGCGGCAATCGCGGCCCTCATCTCAGGGGACTATGGCATCACGTGGGTCCCTCAGCGCTGGGCGCTCAAGTTCGGCGCCGCCCCGGCGGTCCGCCTCTTCTGGGCGCTGGTGGGCGGGACGATCATGGGGATAGGCGCCCGCTGGGCAGGGGGGTGCACCAGCGGCCACGGGATAAGCGGCTTCTTCCAGCTCGCGGTCTCGAGCTGGATCGCGGTGCTGTGCTTCTTCGTGAGCGGGACCATCACGGCCCTGATTCTGCTGTAG
- the argH gene encoding argininosuccinate lyase: MGVLITDRNRGGERALYEFTGGIEFDLRLAQHEIRVQRAWARALGGGGYLDPEETEAVLGLLERALGKISDNTFDWRVEDEDIHMNLERFVTGEAGDLGRKMHMGRSRNDLVATTLRLFAAKCAEDTASRASSLSAALCDLGERCADAIVPGTTHLQHAQPVSFGHIASAHALAFVRDLRRLRSARDACLDRMPLGSAALSGTPLRVDLVACAEELGFCSPPMNSYDAVGDRDFMIELMDAFASVAVHTGRLSEDIVIWSSTAVGLIDLPAEHSTGSSIMPNKRNPDVAECARARAARIVSLSNEAHSIAKSLPTSYASDLHELKKTFIRAFDETREVLSALTPLIRGLALNRERARELLGRGHILATEMADALASQGMPFREAYAATASMVERAERMGVQVHEVTRKGSREALPVPNTELAERISFESAVERRSQPGGTKTENVLDCIMKIREIAKGY; this comes from the coding sequence ATGGGCGTACTGATTACGGATCGCAACAGGGGCGGCGAGCGGGCGCTGTACGAGTTCACCGGAGGCATCGAGTTCGACCTCAGGCTCGCCCAGCACGAGATCCGCGTGCAGAGGGCGTGGGCTCGGGCCCTGGGCGGGGGCGGATATCTCGACCCGGAGGAGACCGAAGCGGTCCTGGGGCTGCTCGAGCGAGCGCTCGGGAAGATATCGGACAACACCTTTGACTGGAGGGTGGAGGACGAGGACATACACATGAACCTGGAGCGGTTCGTGACCGGGGAGGCGGGCGATCTCGGCAGGAAGATGCACATGGGCCGCTCCAGGAACGATCTCGTGGCGACGACCCTCAGGCTCTTCGCGGCGAAATGCGCCGAAGATACGGCATCACGCGCCTCGTCGCTCTCGGCGGCGCTCTGCGACCTGGGTGAGCGTTGCGCGGACGCGATCGTACCCGGCACCACGCACCTGCAGCACGCGCAGCCGGTCTCGTTCGGCCATATCGCCTCTGCTCACGCGCTGGCCTTCGTGCGGGATTTGAGGAGACTTCGCTCGGCGAGGGATGCATGCCTCGATCGTATGCCTCTCGGCTCGGCTGCGCTTTCTGGCACCCCGCTTAGAGTTGATCTTGTTGCCTGCGCCGAGGAGCTGGGCTTTTGCTCACCCCCCATGAATAGCTACGACGCGGTCGGGGACCGCGACTTCATGATCGAGCTCATGGACGCCTTCGCCTCGGTCGCTGTCCACACAGGCAGGCTCAGCGAGGACATCGTCATCTGGTCCTCGACAGCCGTTGGGCTTATCGATCTGCCCGCGGAGCACTCCACCGGAAGCTCCATCATGCCGAACAAGCGGAACCCCGACGTCGCCGAGTGCGCAAGGGCGAGGGCTGCCAGGATCGTCTCCCTCTCCAACGAGGCGCACTCGATCGCCAAGTCTCTGCCAACCAGCTACGCGAGCGATCTTCACGAGCTCAAGAAGACCTTCATCAGGGCGTTCGACGAGACGAGGGAGGTCCTGTCGGCGCTGACACCGCTGATCAGGGGGCTGGCGCTTAACAGGGAACGCGCGAGGGAGCTCCTCGGCCGCGGCCACATACTGGCGACCGAGATGGCGGACGCTCTCGCCTCGCAGGGCATGCCGTTCAGGGAGGCCTACGCGGCCACCGCGAGCATGGTGGAGCGGGCGGAGCGCATGGGCGTGCAGGTCCACGAGGTCACGCGCAAAGGGTCCAGGGAGGCGCTCCCCGTCCCGAACACGGAGCTCGCCGAACGCATATCTTTCGAGAGCGCGGTCGAGCGAAGGTCGCAGCCCGGCGGCACGAAGACGGAAAACGTGCTGGATTGCATCATGAAGATAAGGGAGATCGCAAAGGGATACTGA
- a CDS encoding argininosuccinate synthase, with amino-acid sequence MEKKLIVLAYSGGLDTSAIIPWLVEKYDAEVIAYCSDLGNAPDEGWLARRAKELGAAEFIFEDLKEELTRDYVFPAVRAGAIYQDDYLLGTALGRPLIAERVAKIAKAKGARAIAHGCTGKGNDQIRFELAWAYLVPEMEIIAPWKIWDYKGRSDLVGFLESRGFDAGGASSVYSVDVNLLHRSCEGEILEEVEKEFDPGRIYEWTRPHTHCVNMPTEVAIEFKEGIPVGLDGERLSAARLLQALNGIGGEHGIGVADMVEERTNGIKCRGIYETPGGTILHYACKVLKHMCWDRNVLGISSQLGRRYAELVYDGLWHSDARKAIEAYFAEASRVLTGTISLKIQNGHMFITGRTSPFSLYGKALVSFEHDEFGLNKASHGFCRTLSYRQWQAGRRKPEALG; translated from the coding sequence ATGGAGAAAAAACTGATCGTGCTGGCATATTCGGGCGGACTGGACACATCGGCAATAATCCCGTGGCTCGTAGAGAAATACGACGCGGAGGTGATCGCGTACTGCTCCGACCTCGGCAACGCGCCCGACGAGGGTTGGCTCGCGCGCAGGGCGAAGGAGCTCGGCGCAGCGGAGTTCATCTTCGAGGACCTCAAGGAGGAGCTCACGCGCGACTACGTCTTCCCGGCGGTGAGGGCCGGCGCGATCTACCAGGACGACTACCTGCTGGGCACGGCGCTCGGCAGGCCATTGATAGCCGAGAGGGTGGCGAAGATTGCAAAGGCGAAGGGCGCCCGCGCAATCGCGCACGGATGCACGGGAAAGGGCAACGATCAGATCCGCTTCGAGCTGGCGTGGGCCTATCTCGTCCCGGAGATGGAGATCATCGCCCCGTGGAAGATCTGGGACTACAAGGGCCGCAGCGACCTGGTCGGCTTCCTCGAGTCCAGGGGCTTCGACGCCGGCGGCGCCTCGAGCGTCTACAGCGTCGACGTGAACCTCCTCCACAGATCGTGCGAGGGAGAGATACTCGAGGAGGTGGAAAAGGAGTTCGACCCCGGGAGGATATACGAGTGGACGAGGCCGCACACACATTGCGTAAACATGCCGACCGAGGTTGCGATCGAGTTCAAGGAGGGGATCCCAGTCGGCCTCGACGGTGAAAGGCTGTCGGCGGCGCGACTGCTCCAGGCGCTCAACGGGATCGGCGGAGAGCACGGGATAGGTGTGGCGGACATGGTGGAGGAACGGACCAACGGGATCAAGTGCCGCGGCATCTACGAGACGCCCGGGGGAACGATCCTCCACTACGCCTGCAAGGTGCTCAAACACATGTGCTGGGACCGCAACGTCCTTGGAATATCATCCCAGCTGGGCAGGAGGTATGCCGAGCTGGTCTACGACGGGCTGTGGCACTCGGACGCCAGGAAGGCGATAGAAGCCTACTTCGCCGAGGCGAGCCGTGTGCTCACCGGGACGATCAGCCTCAAGATCCAGAACGGCCACATGTTCATAACCGGTAGGACATCGCCTTTTTCCCTTTACGGGAAGGCCCTGGTGAGCTTTGAACACGATGAGTTCGGGCTCAACAAGGCCTCGCACGGGTTCTGCCGCACCCTCTCCTACAGGCAGTGGCAGGCGGGGAGGAGAAAGCCTGAGGCTCTGGGCTAG
- a CDS encoding HEAT repeat domain-containing protein has translation MGVVKNDSQGKAIRRTIEADLNGDGLADRIRMECRGDGPPSDETCLAEQVEMGLSDGSFISIFSTDTASYISDSDALYYSPQFFLHMATTGKRNRPDGTAMPGRSAGARFTLSSKPLSRYDLINICAVNFAKEAQQCERLYGSQDHSTTCMQSAMAMAEKCIDYAESDPSNHIFQTLHHEPKKNQMNEDMVMVLEGSDDWFFGDRSDSGERMRWLKAGHVFGGSVLAVPFHEIYAPFSVDESDPDEERLKLRANVIMDVKRGSSENIGEYLYAYALGEIKESELKEAFLRLWSAMDVSSLEMNIDRMVSGSALLERLDIDDPSDGLLSLPTEIILKREAKKAEERAESEAYPKMVSAAVKRIKGRPESLDEHPFLIEIATKLISQNAPLFEHLTRDKAGDDIFIDDFGPGREEPEEPRWSAGGRTERSGEDRIHSEIMRNPDILSAIPGLGRELAAHFKANPLVDDFPESRAALARARATIPEDGFEAEAALRFGSTLEHLKKLRSIDSIPLIEKWAESDDAFLARIMNGGHFDTESHPDMLYDPETVGLMLEQTVVSPIMTLTRNNPLNTGAPGDHVGNQWKRAEANRLRLQGIKARILARRYATISPLSFVDWAIDLQEKLNNKKSLNGRGLDAASYKAIFQRFDDLLDDPVHTAGIIAHLAGKAAAANGRTPAGMDLRFEVYIPIITRLVQKATGSSQIPDIPMLIESLERYPAAHPALLVACFKKGDRSDEAIAWVKKTLGMERSSPHFKIASAMAAVLLDDAEKMSHLKNLSNHENPDVRIAALRAMITDMQPEASGAQPEAEIEGPPDPRKGTPSHREIERPSIELIRSIVNLAGDRDLRVKYLAVHALMKWNAPDVAALLARDLERYHNTAKRVGRASNSPRGKRDMVFEPPRRNQRDWIAMMDRITQSPLESTGKPILNPLEMPDNCTDSDLLHMAMMDMPLVAGKEGSAENSPTLKLLALQAISMFRQPMSAAPMLEEMLRTEKDSTVILFTAQSLLALKPADGLNSIFDMLETEKAPQKLIIIAASAVAALKRTGLDTAPYVPRLAHYLHTNDDEVRSVVATALSITEDERILPWIIARSTDENPVVRLRMAQALPHFDCAESARRAVELTRDPDEVVRNAAVAALEKYRTDAALQVIAMRS, from the coding sequence ATGGGCGTGGTGAAAAACGACAGCCAGGGCAAGGCGATAAGGCGCACCATCGAGGCCGATCTCAACGGCGACGGTCTCGCCGACAGGATCAGGATGGAGTGCCGCGGCGACGGGCCTCCCTCCGACGAGACATGCCTTGCCGAACAGGTGGAGATGGGGCTCTCGGACGGCTCTTTCATCTCAATTTTCTCAACGGACACGGCCTCTTACATATCTGACTCCGACGCCCTGTATTATTCTCCCCAGTTCTTTCTGCACATGGCGACGACCGGAAAGAGAAATAGGCCTGACGGGACGGCAATGCCCGGCAGATCAGCAGGTGCCCGGTTCACACTCTCCTCGAAACCTCTGAGCCGTTACGATCTGATTAATATTTGCGCCGTCAACTTCGCGAAGGAAGCGCAGCAATGCGAGCGTCTCTATGGCTCGCAGGATCATTCGACGACCTGCATGCAATCCGCCATGGCCATGGCCGAAAAATGCATCGACTACGCCGAATCCGACCCTTCGAACCACATCTTTCAGACCCTGCACCATGAGCCGAAAAAGAATCAGATGAACGAGGACATGGTCATGGTGCTGGAAGGTAGCGACGACTGGTTCTTCGGAGACAGGAGCGACTCAGGGGAGCGCATGCGATGGCTCAAGGCCGGCCATGTTTTCGGCGGGTCTGTGCTGGCCGTCCCCTTTCACGAGATATACGCGCCATTCAGCGTCGACGAAAGCGACCCGGACGAAGAGAGGCTCAAGCTCAGGGCCAACGTGATCATGGACGTCAAACGCGGAAGCAGCGAGAACATCGGGGAGTATCTCTACGCCTACGCTCTCGGGGAGATCAAGGAGTCGGAGCTTAAGGAGGCCTTCTTGAGGCTCTGGTCCGCGATGGACGTGTCCAGCCTTGAAATGAACATCGACAGGATGGTGAGCGGCTCAGCCCTGCTGGAAAGGCTTGATATCGATGATCCATCCGACGGGCTTCTTTCACTTCCAACAGAAATTATCTTGAAGCGTGAGGCCAAGAAGGCGGAGGAGAGGGCCGAGAGCGAGGCGTATCCCAAGATGGTCTCTGCGGCGGTTAAGAGGATAAAGGGGCGGCCGGAGTCTCTCGACGAACATCCCTTCCTGATCGAGATAGCGACGAAGCTCATATCACAAAACGCCCCGCTGTTCGAGCACCTGACGCGCGACAAGGCTGGAGATGACATCTTCATAGACGACTTCGGCCCGGGCCGGGAAGAGCCGGAAGAACCGAGATGGAGCGCGGGCGGCCGAACCGAGCGGTCGGGCGAAGACCGCATCCACTCGGAGATAATGCGCAACCCCGACATCCTCAGCGCAATACCCGGTCTGGGCAGGGAGCTGGCCGCCCACTTCAAAGCCAACCCGCTCGTGGACGACTTTCCCGAATCCAGAGCCGCCCTCGCTAGGGCGCGCGCAACGATCCCGGAGGACGGCTTCGAAGCCGAGGCGGCCCTAAGATTCGGCAGCACCCTCGAGCATCTTAAGAAACTGAGGTCCATAGACTCCATCCCCCTCATAGAGAAGTGGGCCGAAAGCGACGACGCCTTCCTGGCCAGGATCATGAACGGCGGTCACTTTGACACCGAAAGCCATCCGGACATGCTCTACGATCCTGAAACCGTGGGCCTGATGCTCGAACAAACGGTCGTCAGCCCGATAATGACTCTCACGAGAAACAATCCGCTGAACACAGGGGCTCCCGGGGACCACGTGGGCAACCAATGGAAGAGGGCGGAAGCCAACAGGCTGAGGCTCCAGGGGATCAAGGCCAGGATCCTGGCCAGACGCTACGCAACGATCTCCCCCCTCTCGTTTGTCGATTGGGCGATAGATCTGCAGGAGAAGCTCAACAATAAAAAATCATTGAACGGCAGGGGGCTCGACGCCGCAAGCTACAAGGCGATATTCCAGAGATTTGACGATCTGCTGGACGATCCCGTTCACACCGCCGGGATCATCGCCCACCTTGCGGGCAAGGCCGCCGCAGCCAACGGCAGAACCCCTGCGGGCATGGACCTCCGCTTCGAAGTGTACATCCCGATCATCACCCGCCTGGTTCAAAAGGCGACGGGATCGTCGCAGATACCGGACATCCCGATGCTCATAGAGAGCCTCGAGAGATATCCGGCGGCTCACCCTGCGCTGCTTGTCGCCTGCTTCAAGAAAGGGGACAGGTCGGATGAGGCGATCGCATGGGTCAAGAAGACGCTGGGCATGGAGCGCAGCTCACCGCATTTCAAAATCGCCTCCGCAATGGCTGCCGTACTGCTGGACGATGCGGAGAAGATGAGTCACCTGAAGAACCTCTCGAATCACGAAAACCCCGACGTGAGGATCGCGGCGTTGAGGGCCATGATCACGGATATGCAGCCGGAAGCGAGCGGCGCTCAGCCGGAGGCGGAGATCGAGGGTCCGCCGGATCCGAGGAAGGGCACCCCCTCCCACAGGGAGATCGAGAGGCCGAGCATCGAGCTCATCAGATCGATCGTAAACTTGGCCGGCGACAGGGACCTTCGCGTGAAATACCTGGCAGTGCACGCTCTCATGAAGTGGAATGCGCCGGACGTGGCCGCTCTGCTGGCCAGGGACCTGGAGCGCTACCACAATACAGCGAAGAGGGTCGGGCGCGCCTCGAATTCGCCTCGCGGAAAGAGGGACATGGTCTTTGAACCGCCGAGGCGCAATCAAAGGGACTGGATCGCCATGATGGACAGGATCACGCAGAGCCCGCTGGAGTCAACCGGCAAGCCCATCCTGAATCCGCTGGAGATGCCTGATAACTGCACGGACAGCGATCTCCTTCACATGGCGATGATGGACATGCCGCTCGTCGCAGGCAAGGAGGGCTCGGCGGAGAACTCTCCAACCCTGAAGCTCCTCGCCCTGCAGGCGATAAGCATGTTCCGCCAGCCTATGAGCGCCGCACCGATGCTGGAGGAGATGCTGAGGACCGAAAAGGACTCGACGGTGATATTGTTCACCGCGCAGTCGCTCCTTGCGCTGAAGCCCGCAGATGGGCTGAACAGCATATTCGACATGCTGGAGACCGAGAAAGCGCCGCAGAAGCTCATTATAATAGCGGCAAGCGCTGTCGCGGCTTTAAAGAGGACCGGCCTGGACACGGCGCCATACGTGCCCAGGCTGGCTCATTACCTGCACACGAACGATGACGAGGTGCGGTCAGTCGTCGCCACTGCGCTCAGCATCACGGAGGACGAGCGCATCCTGCCCTGGATCATAGCCAGGAGCACCGACGAGAATCCCGTCGTGCGGCTGCGGATGGCGCAGGCCCTCCCCCATTTCGACTGCGCCGAATCGGCCAGGCGCGCGGTAGAGCTCACCCGCGACCCGGACGAGGTCGTCCGCAATGCCGCCGTCGCGGCCCTTGAAAAATACCGCACCGATGCCGCGCTGCAGGTGATAGCGATGCGCTCATAG
- the serS gene encoding serine--tRNA ligase: protein MLDPKFIRENLDAVRANCLARNARVDLDRFTSLDEGRRQAITRLEEMRRALNDLSSRMKGGMEKPERERLIAEGKSQKAEIQDAEAQVAQIEAEFDSLMRSIPNMTHPDAPVAATEEGNREIRRHGEPRKFGFRPLDHLELGARLDLIDFETGAKVAGQKFYYLKNEAVLLEQALINFSLQRLVKAGFVPVATPDMARESILDGIGFNPRGEETQIYSVANTDLCLIATAEITLGGMLSDTVLDEANLPLRYAGVSHCFRTEAGAAGRESKGLYRVHQFSKVEMFAFTTPEESERTHEEFVRMEEDLFQAMGIPYRVMDICTGDLGGPAYRKYDLEAWMPGRGEGGEFGEVTSTSNCTDYQARRLGIRFRREGEKRPIHVHMVNGTAVAISRALIAILENYQEADGSVTVPEALVPHMAGVKKICRS from the coding sequence ATGCTCGATCCCAAATTCATACGCGAGAACCTCGACGCCGTCAGGGCCAACTGCCTGGCGAGAAACGCGAGGGTCGATCTGGACCGCTTCACCTCGCTCGACGAGGGGCGCAGGCAGGCGATCACGCGCCTCGAGGAGATGCGTCGAGCGCTCAACGACCTCTCGTCCAGAATGAAGGGCGGGATGGAGAAGCCCGAGCGCGAGAGGCTCATCGCGGAGGGCAAATCGCAGAAGGCCGAGATCCAGGACGCGGAGGCGCAGGTCGCGCAGATCGAAGCGGAGTTCGACTCGCTCATGCGATCGATCCCCAACATGACGCACCCGGACGCGCCTGTGGCCGCAACCGAAGAGGGCAACCGCGAGATCCGCAGGCACGGGGAGCCCCGAAAGTTCGGCTTCAGGCCTCTCGACCACCTCGAGCTCGGCGCAAGGCTGGATCTCATCGACTTCGAGACCGGCGCCAAGGTCGCGGGCCAGAAGTTCTACTACCTGAAGAACGAGGCGGTGCTGCTGGAGCAGGCGCTCATCAACTTCTCGCTCCAGAGGCTTGTCAAGGCCGGCTTCGTGCCGGTGGCGACGCCGGACATGGCGCGCGAGTCGATCCTCGACGGCATAGGCTTCAACCCGCGCGGCGAGGAGACCCAGATCTACTCGGTGGCGAACACCGACCTCTGCCTCATCGCCACCGCGGAGATCACCCTCGGCGGGATGCTCTCCGACACGGTGCTCGACGAGGCGAATCTCCCGCTCCGCTACGCGGGGGTCTCGCACTGCTTCCGCACCGAGGCCGGCGCCGCGGGCCGCGAGTCCAAGGGGCTCTACCGCGTGCACCAGTTCTCCAAGGTCGAGATGTTCGCCTTCACGACACCGGAGGAATCGGAACGCACGCACGAGGAGTTCGTGCGGATGGAGGAGGACCTCTTCCAGGCGATGGGCATCCCCTACCGCGTCATGGACATCTGCACCGGCGACCTCGGCGGGCCGGCGTACCGCAAATACGACCTGGAGGCGTGGATGCCCGGACGCGGCGAGGGCGGGGAGTTCGGCGAGGTGACATCCACCTCCAACTGCACCGACTACCAGGCCCGCAGGCTCGGCATCCGCTTCAGGCGAGAGGGGGAGAAGAGGCCGATTCACGTGCACATGGTCAACGGCACCGCGGTCGCGATAAGCCGCGCCCTCATCGCCATACTCGAGAACTATCAGGAGGCCGACGGCTCGGTGACCGTGCCCGAGGCGCTTGTGCCGCATATGGCGGGTGTGAAGAAGATATGCAGAAGCTAG
- a CDS encoding thioredoxin domain-containing protein gives MKRFLLFALAACLALSACSGTGPQPQSDRSPAATINGETITMGELNTASKDQLMRVETQIFQIKKTVLDSLIEEKIIALEAKKKGLSADEFIRQEIEAKVNRPTDEEVKALYDARKGAMKQPFDEVKDQIRDYLVGNRMARARAELLARLRSDANVKVLLSPPRVEVEFAGAPETGSGKITIVEFSDYQCPFSQRVRPTVWKLLEEYDGKIRYVFMDFPLSFHKDAKKAHEAARCAGDQGKYFDFNKKIFDNQSRMSVADMKSLAKDLGLDAGAFGECLESGAHAAEVEKSVAQGMQAGVNGTPTFFINGILLSGAQPYGSFKEIIETELSR, from the coding sequence ATGAAGAGATTTCTGTTGTTTGCGTTGGCGGCATGCCTAGCGCTTTCCGCTTGCTCCGGTACCGGCCCGCAGCCTCAGAGCGACAGGTCGCCCGCAGCGACGATAAACGGCGAGACCATCACCATGGGAGAGCTGAACACCGCCTCGAAGGACCAGCTCATGAGGGTCGAGACGCAGATATTCCAGATCAAGAAGACGGTGCTCGACAGCCTGATCGAGGAGAAGATCATCGCCCTGGAGGCCAAGAAGAAGGGGCTTTCAGCCGACGAGTTCATAAGGCAGGAGATAGAGGCCAAGGTGAACCGCCCGACCGACGAGGAGGTGAAGGCCCTCTACGACGCCCGCAAGGGCGCCATGAAACAGCCGTTCGACGAGGTGAAGGACCAGATACGCGACTACCTCGTAGGCAACCGAATGGCGCGCGCCCGCGCGGAGCTTCTCGCGAGGCTGCGCTCCGACGCGAACGTGAAGGTGCTGCTCAGCCCGCCCAGGGTGGAGGTGGAGTTCGCCGGCGCCCCCGAGACGGGCAGCGGCAAGATCACCATCGTGGAGTTCTCCGACTACCAGTGCCCGTTCTCGCAGAGGGTGAGGCCCACCGTCTGGAAACTGCTCGAGGAGTACGACGGCAAGATCAGGTACGTCTTCATGGACTTCCCTCTCTCATTTCACAAGGACGCGAAGAAGGCCCACGAGGCCGCCCGCTGCGCGGGGGATCAGGGCAAATACTTCGACTTCAACAAAAAGATATTCGACAACCAGAGCAGGATGTCCGTGGCGGACATGAAGAGCCTCGCGAAGGACCTCGGGCTCGACGCCGGCGCCTTCGGCGAGTGCCTCGAAAGCGGAGCGCACGCGGCCGAGGTGGAGAAATCGGTCGCGCAGGGCATGCAGGCCGGAGTGAACGGGACGCCGACCTTCTTCATCAACGGTATACTTCTGTCCGGAGCCCAGCCCTACGGATCGTTCAAGGAGATAATTGAAACAGAGTTGAGTCGATAA